The genome window GTGTTCACTCGCAATTGTTCATTCAATTTCAGCACATTTTCAAATTTCGAAATGCGGTTGCCATTCTTGGATCCGTATATGCCTGGGTACACAGGTATCATAGACATGCTCACCTCCTTTCCTGATCATCCGTTGAAAGATTGCGAAATCGATTGCACAATTTCAATTACACCAACGTTTTTATTTTCAGATAAGACAGAAGGGTATCCAGTTCCGCCGTATAGACATGCTCTGTTCTTCCATTTCGTACCTGACTATCCGTCCGTTTGGCGAACTTGCTGTAAAGCCTGTTAATATAATGGTTATCTGCAATGGCATGGAACTGTAGCGCTTGAATATATGGGTTCTCCTCACAGATCCATAACACCACATCCCGAAGTCCTGCAAAGAACACTCTGCTGCTGCGATATTTTTCAGCCAAGATGGCTGAATCAATGAATGCCATGTGCCTGTCTTCCGTATATCGATACTGAATGAATGCACTCAACTGCCCCTGCTCATCGTCGAATAAAAGCAAATGTGCTTGCTGTACCGTACTAATCAGATGGAGCAAAGCATCATGCAGCATATATTGCTCATCGAACTCATCACTGTTTGTCAGATAAAACCGGGCAAAACGGGCATAATCCTCGTCCTTTAATGTATCGTGGGCCTTGAGTTGCAGCATCAAGACGACTCCACCTTTCCATGTTTCTCCTTCATCCTTGAGTCTCGCTCAAAAGAAGCGAGGTATGAACGAAGCTCTGCAAGCTGCACAACGTAAGCATTTAGCTCCCCTTCTTCACCGATCATGCTTGTAACTTGCTTCGCAATTTTGGAGAATAACCTGTGGTTGGCTTCTTCACTGAGAGCCCAGAACCTAATTTCCTGCACAGGTTCCTCATCCGCATATTCATCCAATTGTTCCACCAAGAACTGAAGACCCTCGATAAAAATCCTGCTTCGGCGTTGCTCATGTACAATGAAAGCCACCTGAAGCTGAATCACATGTCGATCCTCATAATCATGCTCTCCCGTGCCATGAATATATCCAAACGCACCTGCCACCTCATCCTCATCATCAAAGCATAACATCGCCCCCCCAGCCATAAGCAGTGGGCTAGAAATATAGCTGAGTGTCGTCGAAAAGGAATAGGGCAGCTTCAATTCAAGATAATGAGCCAGTAGAAAGTCCATATATCTATGCTGGTACATATAGGTTGAACATTTAGCAAAGTAGTGACTCATACGTATGTTCCCTTTCTATTACCGGGTCTTTATCCCTACAAGTTATGTGGTCTATTGTACTCACGTTAGTTTAAGTTTTGTTTAAGTCCGGGAAATTTCGCCAAAAATCTTCTTTCTGCAAACCCGGGAACCATCTATAATAAAAAAATATACGATCTTACCCTGGCCGGAGGTCACCCTAGATGAAGCTTATCCCATCGGCTCGCAGTCTCATCCGCAAACGAACTTTTCATCTGAGAAGCCTGTTCCTGCTTGTGATTGCTACCGGAATTCTGATGATATATATATCAAAAACAGCCCCATTAATAGCAGTTTCAGACCACGCGCTAATCTCCGCAGAACACGGAGTCCTGGATATGTCTGATCGTTCTGACTCCATCTTGCCCAATGTGACTTTGGATGGCGAATGGGAGTTTTACTGGCGTCAACTGTTGGAACCGATTGATTTTCAAGCTGCTGCCCCACCTGTACCTGCCTTTGAACAAGTACCCGAGCCCTGGATATCGTACCAACAGGACAACGATTCATTTCTACCCAATGAAGGCTATGCAACCTACAGACTGCGAATTCTCCTTCCGGATGAGCGATCAAGCAGTTCAACACTCGCCCTTTATTCCAAGAGCATCGCCTCGGCTTACCGAATCTGGATTAATGGTCAACTGCAAGGTGGCAATGGTACTGTTGGCACGGATCATTTCTCCGAGAGTCCAAAAAGTTATCCCAAAGTCATCTATTTCGAATCGCATCCTGGATGGAACGAAATTGTCATTCAAGTGTCCAACTTCTCACAGCGAAATTCAGGCATCTGGCAGAGCATGGAGCTTGGAACAGCAGAGAATATCTCCTGGCTACGGATTCTTCATATCGCCGCACAGTCAGGTATTGTCGGGATTTTTGGTGTGATGGCACTATATTACGGACTGGTCTACCTAAACCGCAGAAAAGAATTTTCCGCTCTGCTGTACAGTCTGCTCTGTCTGTCTGTGGGTGTACGTACGGTGGTACTTGGTGAATCGACAGCGTTATATCTTCTGCCTGATCTTCCATGGGAGTGGGCGGTCAAAGCCGAATACATATCCGTCGCCCTGACGGCATTATTGCTCATTTTGTTTATTAACAGGGAATATCCCAAGGAATCTGTATCCTGGGTGTCGAAAGTCGGCGGACTTGTTCTGCCGGTTTTTATCCTGTTATTCCTGCTCACACCGGCTCGTGTATATACCTATGTTCTGACACCTTTTACATGGGGAGTTCTGTTTCCTTCACTGATCTATACACTCTATATGTATGTCCGATCTGCGTTCAGACGGAGAAAGGGTGCTGTCACCAGTATGATCGGTTTTGTGTTTTTCATGGCCTTTGCCCTGAATGATATGCTCTTCTACACGGTCCATTTACCCACGGAGGACATGCTCTCCATCGGGTTGCTTATTTTTCTGTTAACCCAGGCGTATAATCTGTCTTCCCGCTTCTCGCGAGCATTACGGCAAAAGGAACAACTGTCCCTACAGCTTCAACGAACGAACCAACGGCTGGAACGAACCGTGGAGGAGCGAACCCGTTCATTGCGGCAAAGCAATGCAGAGCTTCAGGAAGCTAACCAGAAGATGGCTGAATTCGAGTTGTTCCGTGTTCGGCTCCTGTCTAACATCTCTCATGAGCTGAGCACACCGATCACATCCATTAAGGGTTTCGCCAAAGCGTTGCGAGATGGCATTATTACGACCGAAGCACCTAAGTATGTGAACCGGATTTACACACGTTCCCTCCTACTCGAACGAATGATCCATGATCTGATTGAGCTTACGAAGCTGGAGACCAACCAGGTGCAGTTTCAGATGCAGGACCTTCATTTGCTCTCATTCGTGCAGGACTTGTTCCAAAAATATGAAGCAGACGTAGAGACGCAAGGTATCCATTACCGTCTGAATCTGCCTGTGGAATCAAACTTCGGGCACATGGACTCCGGTGGTTGGATCGTGAAACTGGATCCCATTCGAATCGAACAGGTGCTGTCCAATCTGATCTCGAATGCACTGCGATTCACGCCTCAGTCCGGCACGATCTGTGTGCGTCTTCATCTTGAGGAAACACCCCTAACAGAAACAGGATGGACCGCCTGCATCTGTGTTGAGGATACGGGCACGGGCATTCCGCCGGAGTGGCAGGAACGAATCTTTGAACGTTTTGAACAAGCCAGTCAGCAGCTTGGAGCTGAACACAGAGGTTCAGGGCTGGGGCTCGCCATCTGCAAAGAAATTATGTATTATCACAATGGAGAGATTGGGGTAACCAGTGAGCCAGGTTCAGGCAGTCAGTTCTGTTTTCGGTTACCCGCCTGGAGAGGAAGGTTGCCGGAAGATGACGTACACTGAGGAGCG of Paenibacillus sp. FSL R5-0517 contains these proteins:
- a CDS encoding sensor histidine kinase, translated to MKLIPSARSLIRKRTFHLRSLFLLVIATGILMIYISKTAPLIAVSDHALISAEHGVLDMSDRSDSILPNVTLDGEWEFYWRQLLEPIDFQAAAPPVPAFEQVPEPWISYQQDNDSFLPNEGYATYRLRILLPDERSSSSTLALYSKSIASAYRIWINGQLQGGNGTVGTDHFSESPKSYPKVIYFESHPGWNEIVIQVSNFSQRNSGIWQSMELGTAENISWLRILHIAAQSGIVGIFGVMALYYGLVYLNRRKEFSALLYSLLCLSVGVRTVVLGESTALYLLPDLPWEWAVKAEYISVALTALLLILFINREYPKESVSWVSKVGGLVLPVFILLFLLTPARVYTYVLTPFTWGVLFPSLIYTLYMYVRSAFRRRKGAVTSMIGFVFFMAFALNDMLFYTVHLPTEDMLSIGLLIFLLTQAYNLSSRFSRALRQKEQLSLQLQRTNQRLERTVEERTRSLRQSNAELQEANQKMAEFELFRVRLLSNISHELSTPITSIKGFAKALRDGIITTEAPKYVNRIYTRSLLLERMIHDLIELTKLETNQVQFQMQDLHLLSFVQDLFQKYEADVETQGIHYRLNLPVESNFGHMDSGGWIVKLDPIRIEQVLSNLISNALRFTPQSGTICVRLHLEETPLTETGWTACICVEDTGTGIPPEWQERIFERFEQASQQLGAEHRGSGLGLAICKEIMYYHNGEIGVTSEPGSGSQFCFRLPAWRGRLPEDDVH